The Vibrio tubiashii ATCC 19109 genome has a segment encoding these proteins:
- a CDS encoding YopR family T3SS polymerization control protein yields MSSLMRESTQQEINAKKEVNPPVVEASSDVSMVKAWYENIKTQQNITRQALISELKQAFPELASQKEAMWYAYNKEKSIKGTDEANSNLLDALKQELVGDFANELRAVPPSDNDQLRQMLSEKYSLSAHKEQALWHAWEDLKAVPEMKPVVDLVRQELSLVISKNAIVKNMLTHSHKLDLS; encoded by the coding sequence ATGAGTTCATTGATGAGGGAATCAACCCAGCAAGAAATAAACGCCAAAAAAGAAGTAAATCCGCCTGTTGTTGAAGCTTCTAGTGACGTTTCCATGGTTAAAGCTTGGTATGAGAATATTAAGACTCAGCAAAATATTACTCGTCAAGCTTTGATCTCGGAACTAAAACAAGCTTTCCCCGAACTTGCTTCGCAGAAAGAAGCTATGTGGTATGCCTATAACAAAGAGAAGTCAATAAAAGGGACAGACGAAGCAAACTCGAATTTACTCGATGCGCTTAAGCAGGAGCTTGTTGGGGATTTCGCAAATGAACTTAGAGCTGTACCTCCTTCCGATAACGATCAGCTTAGGCAAATGCTATCTGAAAAATATTCACTGAGTGCTCATAAGGAACAAGCCCTTTGGCATGCTTGGGAGGATCTAAAAGCTGTTCCGGAGATGAAACCCGTTGTTGATTTGGTTCGCCAAGAGTTGAGTCTAGTTATTTCAAAAAATGCCATTGTTAAAAACATGCTCACCCATAG